A DNA window from Setaria viridis chromosome 2, Setaria_viridis_v4.0, whole genome shotgun sequence contains the following coding sequences:
- the LOC117844565 gene encoding uncharacterized protein — translation MEPPAAKEAPPPPQPAAEEDAMLSATAAMAKEAAVSFQGRRYSECVLVLKKLLEMKEGDPKVHHNMAITQSFLDGCPDPERLLKILGDVKKRCEELACASREQADSANGVGSNASSGSRGSGIVLPYSAAHNASTYGDEFDTTIITFNMAVILYHLHDYESALSVLDPLYRNIEPIDETTALHVCFLLLDITLALQDATKAADVIQYLERSFGVANTTNQNENASIAQQQLAQPKPPAKSNTPPDSDSNAYGGGCENLSTGSFPDEPIEFESLYSSFDGHQNLGRPILNDFPRASADLAATAADLKVRLQIYKVRLLLLTRNLKVAKRELKVLMNMARGRDSSTELLLKSQLEYARGNYRKAVKLLSTPNNRTEPAMLAMFYNNLGCILHQQRSNHTSIWCFSKALKYSLSLRSEKPLKLTALSQDKSCLISYNCGIQHLMCGKPLLAAQCFREAMPLFYKRPLFWLRFSECSLLALEKGLLCAAGASSCNDEIEVNVVGSGQWRQLIVNPVHSRSNSASARVTSDEHKNLVSLGFARQCLLNAQLLLDASEQENPVPASDAEDGNQGVVQGHKSSGQKNTVSTDFKAPSGPTLAFVNGEQKGTSLNATLQSSLALYDEICRKENLKIRQAILGSLAFVELCLENPLKALSYAKLLQQLTDCSRMYVFLSHVYAAEALCALNRPKDAAEQLSVYIKDGNDIELPYNVENCEKALDEKDSDGEDTVAPAVTKLTSEESQHSESLKPEEARGVLYIDLGMTAAMQGEFEQADYMVSRGLAMLPNNPRAVLASVYMDLLQGKSQGAVAKLRHCRHVRFRPSVLATS, via the exons ATGGAACCCccggcggcgaaggaggcgccgccgccgccccagcccgCAGCGGAGGAAGACGCGATGCTCTCCGCGACGGCAGCCATGGCGAAGGAAGCCGCAGTGTCGTTCCAAGGCCGCCGCTACTCCGAGTGCGTCTTGGTGCTTAAGAAGCTCCTGGAGATGAAGGAGGGCGATCCCAAG GTCCACCATAATATGGCAATCACACAATCTTTCTTGGATGGTTGTCCTGATCCAGAGAGACTGCTTAAAATTCTAGGTGATGTTAAG AAAAGATGTGAGGAGCTTGCATGTGCATCTAGAGAACAAGCTGATTCTGCCAATGGCGTAGGAAGCAATGCATCTTCAGGATCAAGAGGGAGCGGCATAGTACTACCTTATTCTGCTGCACATAATGCGTCAACCTATGGGGATGAGTTTGACACAACCATAATAACATTCAACATG GCTGTCATCCTCTACCATCTTCATGACTATGAATCTGCTCTATCTGTTTTGGATCCATTGTACCGAAATATTGAACCAATTGATGAG ACAACTGCTCTTCATGTATGCTTTCTATTATTGGATATTACTTTAGCTTTGCAAGATGCAACAAAGGCTGCg GATGTAATACAGTACTTGGAAAGGTCATTTGGAGTAGCTAACACAACGAACCAGAATGAAAATGCTAGCATAGCTCAGCAGCAATTAGCTCAACCGAAGCCTCCTGCAAAAAGTAACACACCTCCAGATTCTGATTCAAATGCTTATGGTGGTGGATGTGAGAACCTTTCAACAGGAAGTTTCCCAGATGAACCAATAGAATTCGAATCTTTATACTCTAGTTTTGATGGACATCAGAATCTGGGTCGGCCTATATTGAATGATTTCCCCAGGGCATCTGCTGAtcttgctgctactgctgctgatTTGAAAGTCAGACTGCAGATTTACAAGGTCCGGCTTCTACTGCTCACTAGGAACCTTAAGGTTGCAAAGCGAGAACTTAAAGTACTGATGAACATGGCACGTGGTAGGGATTCATCTACAGAGCTTCTCTTGAAATCTCAGCTGGAGTATGCCCGGGGGAACTACCGGAAGGCTGTGAAGCTATTGAGCACACCAAATAATCGAACTGAACCAGCAATGCTAGCTATGTTCTACAACAACCTTGGATGTATACTCCACCAGCAGAGATCTAATCACACCTCTATATGGTGCTTTAGCAAAGCGCTGAAGTACAGCCTATCTCTTCGTTCAGAGAAACCACTGAAGCTGACTGCATTATCACAAGACAAGTCTTGTCTTATTTCGTACAACTGTGGTATCCAACATTTGATGTGTGGGAAGCCTTTGTTAGCAGCTCAATGTTTTCGTGAGGCTATGCCACTCTTCTACAAACGACCCCTTTTCTGGCTCCGTTTTTCTGAGTGTAGTCTGCTAGCTCTAGAAAAGGGTCTACTGTGTGCAGCTGGTGCTTCTTCATGCAATGATGAGATTGAAGTCAATGTTGTGGGGTCAGGACAATGGCGGCAGTTGATCGTCAACCCTGTGCACTCGAGAAGTAATTCAGCTTCTGCACGTGTGACTTCAGATGAACATAAAAATTTGGTATCACTTGGATTTGCTAGACAATGTCTGCTCAACGCTCAGCTATTATTGGATGCTTCTGAGCAGGAAAATCCGGTGCCCGCATCCGATGCAGAGGATGGCAACCAAGGAGTAGTACAAGGACATAAAAGCTCAGGTCAGAAGAACACTGTAAGTACAGATTTTAAAGCACCTTCTGGCCCAACCCTGGCTTTTGTAAACGGAGAACAAAAAGGAACGAGCTTGAATGCCACCTTGCAGAGCTCTCTTGCTTTGTATGATGAGATTTGTAGAAAAGAGAACCTCAAAATCAGACAGGCCATCCTGGGGAGCTTGGCGTTTGTTGAGTTGTGTCTTGAGAATCCTTTGAAAGCTTTGTCTTATGCGAAGTTGCTACAGCAGCTGACTGATTGCTCTAGGATGTATGTATTCCTCAGCCATGTATATGCAGCTGAAGCTCTGTGTGCTCTGAACAGACCAAAGGATGCTGCTGAGCAGCTGTCAGTTTATATCAAAGATGGCAATGATATTGAGCTGCCATACAATGTGGAGAACTGTGAGAAGGCCTTAGATGAGAAAGACAGTGATGGTGAAGACACGGTTGCTCCTGCTGTGACAAAACTGACCTCAGAAGAATCTCAGCACTCGGAGAGTCTCAAGCCTGAGGAAGCTCGGGGCGTTCTGTATATTGACCTCGGCATGACCGCTGCAATGCAGGGAGAATTTGAGCAGGCTGACTATATGGTGAGCCGTGGCCTTGCCATGCTGCCCAACAACCCTAGGGCAGTGCTAGCATCAGTTTACATGGACCTTCTGCAGGGAAAGTCCCAGGGGGCCGTTGCAAAGTTGAGACACTGTAGGCATGTGAGATTTAGACCTAGTGTACTAGCTACCAGCTGA